The genomic stretch TGGTCTTATTTTAACTTTTGTGCCATTGAAATGACCACCACAGAGTTGGCTAAATCTTTTTCTTACCTTTCCAACCAGGGCTATTGTGAACACTCAGGTCAACAAGTGCTGAGTCATAAGCAAACCAAACAATTAAACTCGCTACTATTCACCAGTGGTTTGTATGACGCCGCTGGGGACTTTGGTTATCGTGTAGGTATGCCTGGAAAGTCTGGAGTGGGTGGCGCCATCATTGCTGTGGTTCCTAACCGTTTTACCATTTCTGTGTGGTCTCCGGGGCTGGATAAGGTAGGGAACTCTTTAGCTGGTATTGCTGCGTTGGAATTTCTATCCGATAAGTTAGGTACGGCTATCTTCTAACACCAGCCGTACCTATAAATCTTATTTTTCCCAGTACGATTGCTCTAATGAGTCTTCACGCTCTGGCAAACCACGTGATAAGCGCGGTGAGTGCTGTACTAATACCTCATAGCTGGCACGGTTAGCGTATTTACTGATCTGTGCCAAAGAAGAGTAAGTAATGGCATTTTGCTCATGCTTAGCTGAGTTAGGCACGTTTAGTTTATGATATTCGTTGGCACAAATATCATGTAATACTGCCGCTAATGCACAATCTCCAGCACCATTGGTGTTTTTGATGATGTCGGGGCCGCCCATGTAAGGCGCGGTATGACTGTATGCTCGAATAGGGTTGTCACACTGAGCGCGCTTCATCGCCCGAGAAAACTCATAACGATTGAATTCAGGGATGGCGCCAGGCAGTAATGGATATTCGGTGGCTCGTTTACAGCTGTCATCAACATAACCGGCCATAAATAACCCTTTGGCACCGGCAGTGCAAATGACCAAATCAGCCCAATCAAGCGCTTTGTCAGCGGCAAGTAAAGGATCGTTAAAACCGGTAATGGCTTCACCTTCCTCTTCGTTCATGGCCAAAATATCAACGTGTTTAGCGACAAAGTCAGCCCACCACTTAGGATCTTGTTCAATAAGAAACTTAGTGCCCAGAGTCAGCACCACTGGAACGCCCGCCTTGTTTGCATACTCAACGGCTTGCATGGTCGCTTGAGTCATGGTTTCCTCACCATGTGTACGCATTAAATAGGCGCTGATCACCAGAGCCGAGGAGTTTTCGATCAGTGTTTGGCAAATAGACTCAGGGCGTAAATGGTTCATCAGCCCGGCACTAATTGCAAAGGTGCGCTCACCACTATCATCAATTAAAGTGAAGCAGCGGCCAATTGGGCCATCAACCGGTTGCAGGTAATCGAGATCAACACGGCTAGAGGTGTTACACAAAAACTTGTAGGCATAGCTACCGATCTTGATGTTCTCACTCATGACACCTAGCAGCACAGAACGGTCATCCGCTAATACCGAGTAATTGTGCATGGTGTTACCTATTGTACCGCCAGCAAATTCATAGTCGATCATGCCATCACGTTTTAGCCTGTCATAAAGGGCGTTGGTGACATCATTGTCTATCACTTGTGACATTCCGCGCTGTAAGTGAAACTCATCAAGGAAAGCTTGGTCTACTTTGGCTTCTATATCTACGACAATCTGGTCGATACCACAGATATAGCTCCTTTTTAGCCGATCATCAGCGTGTAACTGGTTAATAAGCGGATCTTTATCTTCCACCGGAAAATAGTGTTTATGCCTACGGCGTCCCGGAAATTTCATATTTTACCCGTGTGTTTTTGAGCTTACGAAATAAAAAAAGCGGCGAATTATAGCGTAAATTAGCCTAACTGAGCCACGGGAAATTTGCGAAATTTTGCAA from Pseudoalteromonas sp. UG3-2 encodes the following:
- a CDS encoding inosine/guanosine kinase — its product is MKFPGRRRHKHYFPVEDKDPLINQLHADDRLKRSYICGIDQIVVDIEAKVDQAFLDEFHLQRGMSQVIDNDVTNALYDRLKRDGMIDYEFAGGTIGNTMHNYSVLADDRSVLLGVMSENIKIGSYAYKFLCNTSSRVDLDYLQPVDGPIGRCFTLIDDSGERTFAISAGLMNHLRPESICQTLIENSSALVISAYLMRTHGEETMTQATMQAVEYANKAGVPVVLTLGTKFLIEQDPKWWADFVAKHVDILAMNEEEGEAITGFNDPLLAADKALDWADLVICTAGAKGLFMAGYVDDSCKRATEYPLLPGAIPEFNRYEFSRAMKRAQCDNPIRAYSHTAPYMGGPDIIKNTNGAGDCALAAVLHDICANEYHKLNVPNSAKHEQNAITYSSLAQISKYANRASYEVLVQHSPRLSRGLPEREDSLEQSYWEK